A window of Salvelinus namaycush isolate Seneca unplaced genomic scaffold, SaNama_1.0 Scaffold628, whole genome shotgun sequence genomic DNA:
tttgttggatggtatttccaggttcagactgaacattactctctcagtgttgtgttggatggtatttccaggttcagactgaacattactcactcagtgttggatggtatttccaggttcagactgaacattactctctcagtgttgtgttggatggtatttccaggttcagactgaacattactctctcagtgttgtgttggatggtatttccaggttcagactgaacattactcactcagtgttggatggtatttccaggttcagactgaacattactcagtgttggatggtatttccaggtccagactgaatattactcactcagtgttgtgatggatggtatttccaggttcagactgaacattactctctcagtgttgtgttggatggtatttccaggttcagactgaacattactctcTCAGTGTTGTGTtagatggtatttccaggttcagactgaatattactcactcagtgttgtgttggatggtatttccaggttcagactgaacattactcactcagtgttgtgttggatggtatttccaggttcagactgaacattactcactcagtgttgtgttggatggtatttccaggttcagactgaatattactcactcagtgttgtgttggatggtatttccaggttcagactgaacattactctcTCAGTGTTGTGTtagatggtatttccaggttcagactgaatattactcactcagtgttgtgttggatggtatttccaggttcagactgaacattactcactcagtgttgtgttggatggtatttccaggttcagactgaacattactcactcagtgttgtgttggatggtatttccaggttcagactgaacattactcagtgttggatggtatttccaggttcagactgaacattactcagtgttggatggtatttccaggttcagactgaacattactcagtgttagatggtatttccaggttcagactgaacattactcactcagtgttgtgttggatggtatttccaggttcagactgaatattactcactcagtgttgtgtcggatggtatttccaggttcagactgaatattactcactcagtgtcggatggtatttccaggttcagactgaacattactctcTCAGTGTTGTGATGGATGGTGTTTCCAGGTTCAGACTCaatattactcactcagtgttgtgttggacggtatttacaggttcagactgaatattactcactcagtgttgtgatggatggtatttccaggttcagactgaatattactcactcagtgttgtgttggatggtatttccaggttcagactgaacattactcactcagtgtcggatggtatttccaggttcagactgaacattactctcTCAGTGTTGTgatggatggtatttccaggttcagactgaacattactcactcagtgttgtgttggatggtatttccaggttcagactgaatattactcactcagtgttgtgttggatggtatttccaggttcagactgaacattactctctcagtgttgtgttggatggtatttccaggttcagactgaacattactcactctgtgttgtgttggatggtatttccaggttcagactgaatattactcactcagtgttgtgttggatggtatttccaggttcagactgaacattactcactcagtgttgtgttggatggtatttccaggttcagactgaatattactcactcagtgttgtgttggatggtatttccaggttcagactgaatattactcactcagtgttgtgttggatggtatttccaggttcagactgaatattactcactcagtgttggatggtatttccaggttcagactgaacattactcactcagtgttgtgttggatggtatttccaggttcagactgaatattactcactcagtgttggatggtatttccaggttcagactgaacattactcactcagtgtcggatggtatttccaggttcagactgaacattactctcTCAGTGTTGTGtcggatggtatttccaggttcagactgaacattactctctcagtgttgtgttggatggtatttccaggttcagactgaacattactctcTCAGTGTtttgttggatggtatttccaggttcagactgaacattactcattcagtgttgtgttggatggtatttccaggttcagactgaacattactcactcagtgttggatggtatttacaggttcagactgaacattactcattcagtgttgtgttggatggtatttacaggttcagactgaacattactcattcagtgttgtgttggagggtatttacaggttcagactgaacattactcactcagtgttggatggtatttccaggttcagactgaacattactcattcagtgttggatggtatttacaggttcagactgaacattactcagtgttggatggtatttccaggttcagactgaacattactcactcagtgttgtgttggacggtatttacaggttcagactgaacattactcactcagtgttgtgatggatggtatttccaggttcagactgaatattactcactcagtgttgtgttggatggtgtttccaggttcagactgaacattactcactcagtgttggatggtatttccaggttcagactgaacattactcactcagtgttgtgttggatggtatttccaggttcagactgaatattactcactcagtgttgtgatggatggtatttccaggttcagactgaatattactcactcagtgttgtgttggacggtatttacaggttcagactgaacattactcagtgttgtgttggatggtatttccaggttcagactgaacattactcactcagtgttgtgaTGGATGGtgtttccaggttcagactgaacattactcactcagtgttgtgttggatggtatttccaggttcagactgaatattactcactcagtgttgtgttggatggtatttccaggttcagactgaacattactctctcagtgttggatggtatttccaggttcagactgaacattactcagtgttggatggtatttccaggtccagactgaatattactcactcagtgttgtgatggagggtatttccaggttcagactgaacattactctctcagtgttgtgttggatggtatttccaggttcagactgaacattactctctcagtgttggatggtatttccaggttcagactgaacattactcagtgttggatggtatttccaggtccagactgaatattactcactcagtgttgtgttagatggtatttccaggttcagactgaatattactcactcagtgttgtgatggatggtatttccaggttcagactgaacattactcactcagtgttggatggtatttacaggttcagactgaacattactcactcagtgttgtgttggatggtatttccaggttcagactgaacattactcactcagtgttggatggtatttacaggttcagactgaatattactcactcagtgttgtgttagatggtatttccaggtccagactgaatattactcactcagtgttgtgttagatggtatttccaggttcagactgaatattactcactcagtgttgtgatggatggtatttccaggttcagactgaatattactctctcagtgttggatggtatttacaggttcagactgaatattactcactcagtgttgtgaTGGATGGtgtttccaggttcagactgaacattactcactcagtgttgtgttggacggtatttccaggttcagactgaacattactcactcagtgttgtgttggacgGTATTTCCAGGTCCAGACTgaatattactcactcagtgttgtgttggacggtatttccaggttcagactgaatattactcactcagtgttgtgatggatggtatttccaggttcagactgaatattactctctcagtgttggatggtatttacaggttcagactgaatattactcactcagtgttgtgttggatggtatttccaggttcagactgaatattactcactcagtgttgtgttggacggtatttacaggttcagactgaatattactcactcagtgttgtgttggatggtatttccaggttcagactgaatattactcactcagtgttgtgtcggatggtatttccaggtccagactgaatattactcactcagtgttgtgttggatggtatttccaggttcagactgaatattactcactcagtgttgtgtcggatggtatttccaggtccagactgaatattactcactcagtgttgtgttggatggtatttcaaggttcagactgaatattactcactcagtgttgtgttggatggtatttccaggttcagactgaacattactcactcagtgttggatggtatttacaggttcagactgaatattactcactcagtgttgtgatggatggtatttccaggttccgcTGTGTTTCTTCTGCAGGTTTTGGTTTGTTAGAAGTTATGTCTTGATAGACCTTAATAATCCATTCAGGTCAAAACTCAACTACATTTATCCAACTCTAATTCTATATTGTTTTGCAGAAGAACTCAGGAGCCCATTAGCCCCCctctccacctctgtctctctctccctctctctctgtctctctctcccccctctcactctctctctctctctctctctctctctctctctctctctccctctctctctccctctctctctgtctctctctccctctctcctccctctcttctctctctctctctgtctcccccctctgtctctctctctctctctgtctctctctcccccctctcactctgtctctctctccctctctgtctctctctcccccctctcactgtctctctctccctctttctttctctctctctctctctcttttttttctctgtctcccccctctcactctgtctctctctccctctctgtctctctctcccccctctcactgtctctctctccctctttctctctgtatctctcccccaatctctctctctctctctgtctctctctcccccctctcactctgtctctctctccctctttctctctgtatctctcccccaatctctcctctctctctctctctctctcactctgtctctctctctctctcctcccgctcttctctctctctctctctctctctcctcccgctcttctctctctctcccccctctctcgctgtcccccccctctctctgtccccccctctctctccacccctctgtttctgtctctttcGCTCTCGTGTCTCTAAgagcctagtgtgtgtgtgtgtgtgtgcgtgtgtgcgcgcccTTAGGTGTTTGTAATTCAATTATATGTTTAACCTTGTTCTCAAACATGAACACTGTTTTTGTAAACATGAGATTTAACATAAAAGGATTGTGTTTTTAACCATTCATGACTAATAATGTAATATAATCTTAAACTCTGtttgtgcctgtctgtctgtctgtctgtctgtctgtctgtctgcctgtctgcctgtctgcctgtctgcctgtctgcctgtctgcctgtctgcctgcgtgcctgtctgcctgcgtgcCTGCTTGTGTGTTGCAGGGTGATGGCGGTGAATGTATTCTCCATCTCTTCGGCTCTGGAGAACCTGAGTCGTCATGAGATGCTGTCCTGGGTCAACGACTCTCTACGGCTCACCTACACCAAGATAGAACAACTGTGTTCAGGTAACACTCAATCATTGAGATTGTCATAATGAATGATATGCTAACTTCTAGATGTTGTGTAGGTGCAGTGTATTGTCAGTTCATGGACATGCTGTTCCCTGGCTGTGTGTAGGTGCAGTGTATTGTCAGTTCATGGACATGCTGttccctggctgtgtgtgtaggTGCAGTGTATTGTCAGTTCATGGATATGCTGttccctggctgtgtgtgtaggTGCAGTGTATTGTCAGTTCATGGACATGCTGATCCCTGGCTGTGTGTAGGTGCAGTGTATTGTCAGTTCATGGATATGCTGttccctggctgtgtgtgtaggTGCAGTGTATTGTCAGTTCATGGACATGCTGTTCCCTGGCTGTGTGTAGGTGCAGTGTATTGTCAGTTCATGGACATGCTGATCCCTGGCTGTGTGTAGGTGCAGTGTATTGTCAGTTCATGGACATGCTGTTCCCTGGCTGTGTGTAGGTGCAGTGTATTGTCAGTTCATGGACATGCTGTTCCCTGGCTGTGTGTAGGTGCAGTGTATTGCCAGTTCATGGACATGCTGTTCCCTGGCTGTGTGTAGGTGTAGTGTATTGTCAGTTCATGGGCATGCTGTTCCCTGGCTGTGTGTAGGTGCAGTGTATTGTCAGTTCATGGACATGCTGTTCCCTGGCTGTGTGTAGGTGCAGTGTATTGTCAGTTCATGGACATGCTGttccctggctgtgtgtgtaggTGCAGTGTATTGTCAGTTCATGGACGTGCTGTTCCCTGGCTGTGTGTAGGTGCAGTGTATTGTTTATAGCTGTGTGTGTAGGTGCAGTGTATTGTCAGTTCATGGACATGCTGttccctggctgtgtgtgtaggTGCAGTGTATTGTCAGTTCATGGACATGCTGTTCCCTGGCTGTGTGTAGGTGCAGTGTATTGTCAGTTCATGGACATGCTGttccctggctgtgtgtgtaggTGCAGTGTGTTGTCAGTTCATGGACATGCTGTTCCCTGGCTGTGTGTAGGTGCAGTGTATTGTCAGTTCATGGACATGCTGTTCCCTGGCTGTGTGTAGGTGCAGTGTATTGTCAGTTCATGGACATGCTGTTCCCTGGCTGTGTGTAGGTGCAGTGTATTGTCAGTTCATGGACATGctgttacctggctgtgtgtagGTGCAGTGTATTGCCAGTTCATGGACATGCTGTTCCCTGGCTGTGTGTAGGTGCAGTGTATTGTCAGTTCATGGACATGCTGATCCCTGGCTGTGTGTAGGTGCAGTGTATTGTCAGTTCATGGACATGCTGttccctggctgtgtgtgtaggTGCAGTGTATTGTCAGTTCATGGACATGCTGATCCCTGGCTGTGTGTAGGTGCAGTGTATTGtttataactgtgtgtgtgtgtaggtgcagtGTATTGTTAATACATGCTGTGTGTGTAGGTGCAGTGTATTGTTAATACATGCTGTGTGTGTAGGTGCAGTGTATTGTTAATACATGCTGTGTGTGTAGGTGCAGTGTATTGTCAGTTCATGGACATGCTGTTCCCTGGCTGTGTCCTGCTGAAGAAGGTGAAGTTCGCAGCCCGGCTGGAACATGAGTTCATCAACAACTTCAAGGTCCTACAGGCCTCCTTCAAGAGAATGGGCGTAGACAaggtacaccacacacacacacacacacacacacacacacacacacacacacacacacacacacacacccccctaccTACAAGCCCTCCTTCAAGAGGACGGGCATAGACAAGGTTCATCATCAAtgaaaggcccagtgcagtccaaATTCTGTTTTTCTTTGTCTTTTTTTTGTATCATCTTGTACAacagctgttgaaactaacactgtaCAAGTTTGAAACAAAAACatgtgatcagtgttatttcctgatagtttctggatgaaaatacaatctacacaggaccttctgaTCAGCAGGTTTTAAATGGGTGGAGTTTtggcttgcctggtgacatcatcaGGCGGTGTAAGTTAATAGGCCAATGACAAAGAATTCCAAACCTCTCTGGGCCAGTTCATTTTGCAGGGTGcacattttagaccattccattgaTACTGACGTGAAACCCACCTGGtacaccgggccatgcaaaaggaccaataacagctcgttttcaggttacatatccCTCCAATTACACCTcttactcagaccactcccacacAGTCCTCGCTAAATTCATGACTCAAATTCTCAATGTTTTTGTAGCTTTTTGACAATATTAATGGAAAACTATTAGTTCTACTGTTAGCACTGTACTCGCTAAGTCTAGAGGTTCTAGGCTTGTCTAAGTGTTCTGTAACCGGACTCCGTGTGTGTAGACGGGAGAAGCAAGTGTGTCCAGGTGTTGACTGCATGTACCCAGGAGACACCTTACCTTGACCAGGTGTTGACTGCATGTACCCAGGAGACACCTTACCTTGACCAGGTGTTGACTGCATGTACCCAGGAGACACCTTACCTTGGTCCAGGACCAGCTCTGTCTCGCTTGACCTCTCGGTCGGCCAGTCCAAGCGGATTATGGATTGTTCAAAATGTTGACCAACATAAATATATAGAAAAGGgaactacagtcgtggccaaaagttttgagaatgacacaagtattaatttccacaaagtttgctgcttcagtgtctttagatatttttgtcagatgttacagaatactgaagtataattacaagcatttcataagtgtcaaaggcttttattgacaattacatgaagttgatgcaaagagtcaatatttgcagtgtttacccttctttttcaagacctctgcaatccaccctggcatgctgtcaattaacttctgggccacatcctgactgatagcagcccattcttgcataatcaatgtttggagtttgtcagaatttgtgggggttttgtttgtccacccgcctcttgaggattgaccacaagttctcaatgggattaatgtctggggagtttcctggccatggacccaaaatattgatgttttgttccccgagccacttagttatcactttgccttatggcaaggtgctccatcatgctggaaaatactttgtttgtcaccaaacttcctggatggttgggagaagttcctctcggaggatgtgttggtaccattctttattcatggctgtgttcttaggcaaaattgtgagtgagcccactcccttggctgagaagcaagacatgaatggtctcaggatgctttactgttggcatgacacaggactgatggtagcgctcaccttgtcttctccggacaagcttttttccggatgccccaaacaatcggaaaggggattcatcagagacaatgactccaccccagtcctcagcagtccaatccctgtaccttttgcagaatatcagtctgtccctgatgtttttcctggagagaagtggcttctttgctgcccttcttgacaccaggccatcctccaaaagtcttcgcctcactgtgcgtgcagatgcactaacacctgcctgctgccattcctgagcaagcgctgtactggtggtgccccgatcccgcagctgaatcaactttaggagatggtcctggtgcttgctggactttcttaagcgctctgaagccttcttcacaacaattgaactgctctccttgaagttcttgatgatccgataaatggttgatttaggtgcaatcttactggcagcaatatccttgcctgtgaagccctttttgtgcaaatcAATGAtaacggcacgtgtttccttgcaggtaaccatggttgacagaggaagaacaatgattccaagcaccaccctccttttgaagcttccagtctgttattcgaactcaaatcagcatgacagagtgatctccagccttgtcctcgtcaacgctcacacctgtgttaacaagagaatcactgacattatgtcagctggtccttttgtggcagggctgaaatgcagtggaaatgttttttggggattcagttcatttgcatggcaaagagggactttgcaattaattgcaattcatctgatcactcttcataacattctggagtatatgcaaattgccatcatacaatcTGAGGCAGTAGACTTTGTGAaatttaatatttgtgtcattctcaaaacttttggcctcGACTGTATAAACCGGCTTGCCTAAaatgtgccctggacaccatatgtgaattaatcgccccccatttatcttcagagtttgtacttgttaggtgacctaaactgggatatgcttaacacccaaGCTGACCTAcgatctaaactagatgccctcaatctcacacaaatgatcatggaacctaccaggtacaaccctaaatccgtaaacacctcccagctgccaacctgccctctaaatacacctctgctgtcttcaaccaggatctcagcgttcactgcctcattgcctgcgtccgtaatgggtccgcagtcaaacgaccacacctcatcactgtcaaacgttcCCTAAAACActttagaaaggcctgctcgctgatcaacctggcccgggtatcctggaaggatattgacctatttccgtcagtagaggatgtctggttattctttaaaaaatcaCTTAAATAAGCCCcagtaatctgagggaaatatgtgtctctaatatggtcatacatttgtcaggaggttaggaagtccagctcagtttccacctcattttgtgggtagtgtgcacatagcctgtcttctctctctgtgtcccccctctgtctctgtgtccctcccctctctcgctctgtcctcccctctgtctctctgtcctcccctctgtctctctgcccccccctctgtctctctgtctctctgtgtccctctgtctctgccccccccccctgtctctgcccccccctctgtctctctgtcctcccctctgtctctctgtccccccctctgtctctctgcccccccctctgtctctctgtctctctgtgtccctctgtctctgcccccccccctgtctctgcccccccctctgtctctctgtccccctctctctctgtgtccctcccccctctctctctgcccccccctctgtctctctgcccccccctctgtctctctgccccccccctgtctctctgcccccccctctgtctctctgtccccccctctgtctctctgtccccccctctgtctctctgtccccctctctctctgtgtccctcccccctctctctctgtccccccctctgtctctctgtccccccctctgtctctctgtccccccctctgtctctctgccccccccctctgtctctctgcccccccccctctgtctctctgtccccccctctgtctctctgtccccccctctgtctctctgtccccccctctgtctctctgtccccccctctgtctctctgtccccccctctgtctctctgtccccctctctctctgtgtccctcccccctctctctctgtccccccctctgtctctctgcccccccctctgtctctctgccccccccccccctgtctctctgccccccccccctctgtctctctgtccctcccccctctctctctgtgtccccccctctgtctctgtgtccccccctctgtctctgtcccccctctgtctctctgtccccccctctgtctctctgtccccccctctgtctctctgtctccccccctctgtctctctgtccccccccctctgtctctctgtcccccccctctgtctctctgtccccccctctgtctctctgccccccccctctgtctctgtgccccccccctctgtctctctgcccccccccctctgtctctgtgccccccctctgtctctctgtgtccctcctctgtgtccctctgtctctgtgtccccccctctgtctctgtgtccccccctctgtctctgtgtccccccctctgtctctgtgtccccccctctgtctctgtgtccccccctctgtctctgtgtctcccccccctctgtctttctgtccccccccctgtctttctgtcccccccctctgtctttctgtccccccccccctctgtctttctgtccccccccctctgtctctgtgtccccccctctgtctctgtgtccccccccctctgtctttctgtccccccccctctgtctctgtgtccccccctctgtctctgtgtccccccctctgtctctgtgtccccccctctgtctttctgtcccccccccctgtctttctgtcccccccctctgtctttctgtccccccccccctctgtctttctgtcccccccccccctctgtctttctgtccccccccccctctgtctttctgtcccccccctctgtctctgtgtcacccctctgtttctctctgtgtcccccctctgtctctctcgctctttctcaacAATACCAGTAGAGAGGCTGGTGAAGGGTTaaagtatctctctctgtctctctgtctcagatcATCCCAGTAGAGAGGCTGGTGAAGGGGAGGTTTCAGGATAACTTTGAGTTCATCCAATGGTTTAAGAAGTTTTTTGATGCCAACTACGACGGGAAGGACTATGACCCTGTGGCCACACGCCAGGGGCAGGAAGGCACCCCCTCACCCAACCCAGGTACACTCACACCCTCTGTTATCATATCACCATGTCCTCCTCTAATGCCTCTGACCAGGTCAACTCATTATCCACAAACCCAAACgaccctcctcttccttctcttgcACCCCAGGTAATACCTCTCCATCCTGTGTGTGTGGGCCAGTTTCTCAAAATGCGCATGTCTCAGACCGTCCCAGTAGAGGCTGGTGAAGGGTTAATAAAGTACCTCTCAGACCGTCCCAGTAGAGGCTGGTGAAGGGTTAATAAAGTACCTCTCAGACCGTCCCAGTAGAGGCTGGTGAAGGGTTAATAAAGTACCTCTCAGACCGTCCCAGTAGAGGCTGGTGAAGGGTTAATAAAGTACCTCTCAGACCGTCCCAGTAGAGGCTGGTGAAGGGTTAATAAAGTACCTCTCAGACCATCCCAGTAGAGGCTGGTGAAGGGTTAATAAAGTATCTCTCAGACCGTCCCAGTAGAGGCTGGTGAAGGGTTAATAAAGTACCTCTCAGACCGTCCCAGTAGAGGCTGGTGAAGGGTTAATAAAGTACCTCTCAGACCGTCCCAGTA
This region includes:
- the LOC120042172 gene encoding microtubule-associated protein RP/EB family member 3-like isoform X1 is translated as MAVNVFSISSALENLSRHEMLSWVNDSLRLTYTKIEQLCSGAVYCQFMDMLFPGCVLLKKVKFAARLEHEFINNFKVLQASFKRMGVDKIIPVERLVKGRFQDNFEFIQWFKKFFDANYDGKDYDPVATRQGQEGTPSPNPGPQRTSPTVTKTAPSRQINSVSIRRATPTRATRPSDAEILELNQQMLDLKLTVDGLEKERDFYFSKLRDIELICQENETNTSPTLSKIMDILYATEDGFMAPEYDKVEEAPQGDEEDY
- the LOC120042172 gene encoding microtubule-associated protein RP/EB family member 3-like isoform X2 — its product is MAVNVFSISSALENLSRHEMLSWVNDSLRLTYTKIEQLCSGAVYCQFMDMLFPGCVLLKKVKFAARLEHEFINNFKVLQASFKRMGVDKIIPVERLVKGRFQDNFEFIQWFKKFFDANYDGKDYDPVATRQGQEGTPSPNPGPQRTSPTVTKTAPSRQINSVSIRRATPTRATRPSDAEILELNQQMLDLKLTVDGLEKERDFYFSKLRDIELICQENETNTSPTLSKIMDILYATEGEVEKENTFSDNLPDH